A genomic region of Rhipicephalus sanguineus isolate Rsan-2018 chromosome 1, BIME_Rsan_1.4, whole genome shotgun sequence contains the following coding sequences:
- the LOC119403951 gene encoding uncharacterized protein LOC119403951, translated as MHEDLAGRTRVFTDGSVLQEHSAAAACVAPELATDVQRRLSYCASSTTAELVGLQLAADLLRESPAVTGAAIFCDSRAALRQLAMEDRGPPLAQRVAQSLLALRRSGCDVVLQWLPSHVGIAGNEAADELAKRAHSSATPLTDYATSFDSARINFRRELMREHPDARIAAGRAPPPLPAAGFSRRDRALLVTLRTA; from the exons ATGCACGAGGACCTCGCCGGCAGGACTCGCGTCTTTACTGACGGCTCTGTACTGCAGGAGCACTCTGCTGCAGCAGCCTGTGTCGCCCCCGAGCTCGCCACTGACGTACAGAGACGCCTGAGCTACTGCGCCTCCTCTACCACTGCCGAGCTGGTGGGTCTACAGCTAGCTGCCGATCTCCTTCGCGAGTCGCCGGCGGTCACTGGCGCGGCCATCTTCTGCGATTCCAGGGCAGCGCTGCGCCAACTCGCGATGGAGGACCGCGGCCCTCCGCTCGCCCAGCGCGTCGCCCAGAGCCTCCTGGCACTTCGTCGTAGTGGTTGCGACGTGGTCCTGCAATGGCTACCAtcccacgtcggcatcgcgggcaacgaggcggcgGACGAACTCGCGAAGCGAGCACACTCGAGCGCGACCCCGCTCACGGACTACGCAACATCGTTCGACTCGGCGCGCATCAACTTTCGCCGTGAGTTGATGCGAGAGCATCCAGACGCGCGCATCGCCGCTGGACGCGCCCCACCTCCCCTTCCTGCAGCTGGCTTCTCGCGCCGCGATCGCGCGCTCCTCGtcaccctgaggaccg CCTAG